From the genome of Ornithobacterium rhinotracheale, one region includes:
- a CDS encoding adenylosuccinate synthase → MSTFVVVGLQWGDEGKGKITDVLSAKSDYVVRFQGGNNAGHTVYVGENKFVLQLLPSGVLQCRGKCILGNGVVVDPKAFMGEIAKIEEKNMRTDHVFISRRAHVIMPYHILYDTYREEAAGKSSIGTTKKGIGPCYEDKVARIGVRMIDLLNPEILKEKLKKNIETKNAIFEKLYNKPGLDFEAVYQEYLAIGEQLKERIVDTELELNQAIDRGDNVLFEGAQALMLDIDFGTYPYVTSSSPTTGGVCVGAGVPPTKLQHLIGVAKAYCTRVGNGPFVSEDFGEAGATMAKVGNEFGAVTGRPRRCGWLDLVALRHACMINGTTHLVITKLDVLQGFDKIKVCTAYETEDGQIIDYFTSSTTKLAQYKPVYTELDGFHEDITQASRFEDLPETAQKYIHFIEEYLGIEVYLVSVGPERSQNIIRKELF, encoded by the coding sequence ATGTCAACATTCGTAGTAGTAGGCCTTCAATGGGGCGACGAGGGAAAAGGTAAAATCACCGATGTTCTATCGGCAAAGTCTGATTATGTAGTACGCTTTCAAGGCGGAAACAATGCGGGGCACACCGTGTATGTGGGCGAGAATAAATTTGTCTTGCAACTACTGCCCTCAGGCGTGTTACAATGCCGCGGAAAATGCATCTTGGGCAACGGCGTAGTGGTGGATCCTAAAGCCTTTATGGGCGAAATCGCAAAAATAGAGGAGAAAAATATGCGTACAGACCATGTCTTCATCAGTCGCCGTGCGCATGTAATTATGCCATACCATATCTTGTATGATACCTACCGCGAGGAAGCCGCAGGCAAAAGCTCCATCGGTACCACCAAAAAGGGAATCGGGCCGTGCTATGAGGACAAAGTAGCCCGCATAGGCGTGCGTATGATTGATTTGCTAAACCCTGAAATTTTAAAAGAAAAATTAAAGAAAAACATTGAAACCAAAAATGCCATCTTTGAGAAATTGTACAATAAGCCAGGCTTAGACTTCGAGGCGGTGTACCAAGAATACCTAGCCATAGGCGAGCAATTAAAAGAGCGCATCGTAGATACAGAACTTGAACTAAACCAAGCCATCGACCGCGGAGACAATGTCCTATTTGAAGGCGCACAAGCCCTAATGCTCGACATAGATTTTGGTACCTATCCCTATGTTACCTCCTCATCGCCCACCACAGGCGGCGTGTGCGTGGGGGCAGGCGTTCCGCCGACCAAGCTGCAACACCTCATCGGGGTGGCAAAAGCCTACTGCACACGCGTAGGAAACGGACCCTTTGTGAGCGAAGACTTTGGCGAAGCAGGCGCTACAATGGCAAAAGTAGGCAACGAATTCGGTGCCGTAACGGGCAGACCAAGAAGATGCGGGTGGCTCGACTTAGTAGCACTTCGCCACGCTTGTATGATTAATGGTACCACGCATTTAGTCATCACCAAATTAGATGTATTGCAAGGTTTTGATAAAATCAAAGTCTGCACTGCTTATGAAACCGAAGACGGCCAAATCATAGATTACTTTACCTCATCTACCACCAAATTGGCCCAATACAAGCCCGTGTATACCGAGCTTGATGGCTTTCACGAAGACATCACACAAGCCAGTAGATTTGAGGATTTGCCAGAAACTGCCCAAAAATACATTCACTTCATTGAGGAATATTTAGGCATTGAGGTATACCTCGTTTCAGTAGGGCCAGAGAGAAGCCAAAACATCATTAGAAAAGAATTGTTTTAA